The sequence cccagcactgatccttgcggcaccgcactagttacagcctaccaatctGAAACGGACCCCTTTATCACAACTCTTTCCCttcaccaatcttctatccatgcgaatacattacctccaatcccataagcctttttcttgtgtaacaaccttttatgtggcaccttattgaatgctttttggaaatccaaatatactacatccactggttcccctttatctaccctgctagtcacACATCCTCAGAAACCTTTaatcaatttccctttcataaaaccatgttgactctgcctaatcatatgactTTTTAAGTGCccggttaccacttccttaataatggatttcagcatttttccaataatgatgtcaggctaactggcctgttttctctctccctccttttttgaatagcggggttacattaactaccttcaAATCcattgggacctttccagaatctagggaattttgaagatcacaaccaatgcacccatcatctctgcagccacctattGTTGAACCCTATGatacaggccatcagatccagggaatttgtcagcttttagtcccaataGTCTCCCCAAGTACTTTTTCTCCATTGataattattttaagttcctcactctcattaaccCCTTGGTTCTCCATTAATTTTGGTATACATTTTGTGACTtcagaagacagatacaaaatatttatttcaggtcactgccatttccttgttccccaatataagttctcctgtctcagcctctgagGGACCAACGCTTGCTTTTGAtagtctcttcctttttacatacttgtagaagctcttataatCTGTTCTTATATTTCTTGCCAATTTACTCTTGCATTGGCTGAATGCTGATTAAATGAACTTTCTATTCTGCCCAAGAAGTGTGCCTTAACTCTAACCTCAGACAAGCATCTCCTACTGCACCACTGTGTATTTTTCCATTTCTCTCACCTGATTAAAATTTTGCTTGCATCAATAGTGTGCTGGAGAATGAAAGACTTTAACATCCAAGATATATAGGTTGTCAAAGAAACCTTTCCTACTCTGCCAGGATATGTATCCTATCGACAAAGAAGAGCAGTCGTGGAGATATTTATTGCTCAATCCATACTGTCCATTTGGCTGAAAGATGACATCATTGAACTAGACCACGGGTTGATCATTTCCCTTCTTTCCTTCCTCCAAATAAAAACACTATAAAATGCAAACTCCTCAACCTCCATGATAGGGATTGTGGTTCaaattaacattcaaaaatctaccTGTGCCTGTAAAATACTACTTTATCTTCTCAGCTGGAGAACAGTGTGGATGCAGGAATGCAGCAAGACACAAAAGGGATTGCAAATGGCAATATTTATTTCTGTCATTTGAGGAAAGCAATAGCTGACCATGTACCCACTAGAAGTGTTGTGTTTCAAATAATTCTCATGAAGAAATTAAACGCAAAACACAAAATTTTATTCCTGACCATTGTTTTAAGTCTAACTCGCTTCTTCATCAACAGATCACCGTGTTCCACATACACAACCAACATGTTAAACATTTTTCCTTAAGAATCAAACTGTACCCCTCGCATGAATAAAAGGCTACCATACAAAGGTGGCAATTTAAAATAAGACAAAAAAAACCTCAAGAACTATAAAGTGTTAGATTTCAAAAAGTCTTTATCTGTTCAATTAttgttattccatgggcttgaaTATTTGAAATTCAATATCTGCGCACATATATAAATTTGCTCATCTTTTCCAAGTTGATATTAGGGGAAGCTTTGTAATAATATGACCTATTTGAGAGACCAAATGCACCATAAACCTTTGCTTGGCATAATGAATACTTAAACAGAAGAATTACAAATCCTCCGAGACAAATTGGATATCTGAATCCAAAGTTAGAATCACTCCAAATAATTTGTATTTTATATACCATTATCATACACATTCTACAAATTTCTGTATTAGCATTTCTTCAAGAAATTGACTTATTTACATAATTGTTAACAAAAACTCTCACTTTTTCAGACCAGTGTCTGTGGAGTTCTAGTTAAATGCTTTCATCAGTGACATTACGAGGCACTGGTTTGAGACAAGTGCAAATCATATCATGTCTTCTGTTTCTTCTCAGCTGGCGAGTAGTCGGGATCCAGCTCTTTTCGCAACCTTTTTAACCCTCCAGAAGGCTGGCCAGTCTCAGCTGGTGACAGGGTCCCTTGGGGACAATCAAAAATGTTTTGTTTGGCTGCTATCCCATTCTTAGTACATTCTGAATGCTCATTTATCCCAGACTGGGAACAGTCTTCCTTGTGATGCAATGAGGCTACCTGTACATAGTTACCAGCTTCAGACTTGGAAGCTACTGCTGAATCCTCCTGCTCTGGGCAAGTCTGTTCACAGTGCCCTGCGCATTGCTTATCAAAAAGCCCATTGTTGTGATTGTTGCAGGAAGCCTCTGAACACCTTTCTTCCACATCACAAGTCCTGGTTTTAGATTTATCAATGTGGTCTCTGTAACAATCATCAGAATTACTTCTTGCACCAGCTGAATGGATTTCTGCAAAAGGGATTGCTGGAGATGGTGCAGATTTAATAAATTCCTGACCAGGTTCTTCTCTGGCTATCTGCTGTACATTTTGGGTATTCACACATTCCAATACCTCTGTGTGACCACACAGTTCTTGTGCCTGGCTGCCAAATGCTTGACACTGGTTAGTTAGGTTACTGTTGTTTCCAACACAGACTGATTTGCCATTAACCTTTTTGGCCTCGTAACAATGTTCAGTACAGCTACTGGGGACATCTTCGACAGCATGTTCTTGCTCTCCAGATGTCATTTCCTTCACAGGTGTTACAGTACTGCATTCATGACTGAGCAAGACTGAATGCTTGCTCTTTGCCTGTATGTGTGTATAACTTGCTGAGCTGGTGCTTTCGGCATTATGTTCATCTAAACGTCTTTCCTCTCTAAGTCTGTGATGAGATACCGCTGCACCTTTTCTTGCAGCATCATTTTCTTGggctaaggtactaaatgaacAGCCTCTCTCACTTGTCTCCGGCATATCCGCCAGTGACAAAAATGTCATGGAGCCTCCTTTTGATTTCAATTGTGACTTGAAGGTATTTTGGATCTTGCTGTAGGCCTTATAAACCTTTCTGACCTCAGACTCACTGCCTGAGCAAGGAGACACTCTTCCTCTACTATCAAACTCCGTACTGCTTCTTTCTGGTGAAGATGAAGCTGAAGAAGAATGGTCACCACCATGTACTTGAGAATAGTTGCGATTATCCTCAGTACGACATTGTTTCACATTTTTAAGTTGTGAAGTATTCCTTTTTTCCCTACGGAGTTTTTGCTTGGCTCTTGAAGCATTTCTTTGGCGTGTAGATGCGCGCCGCCGACCATTGCTACTGGAACTACTGGAATCATTTGCCTCTGGGCTCGGAGATCGAGGCCTCATCACAGGATCTGTATCCGAGTCCGTATTTACTTGTTGATAGTTGTTTTCTGAAGAATCAGAGTCATTAGAAAGAGTTAGAAGCCGCTTGTCTTGATAGCGCCTGAGTGCAGACAACCTCTGTTGACGAGACCGTAGGTCTTCCCTGGTTGCAGAAGTATTGGACAGCGTCTGTCGGTCCAGAGTGTATACTGCCTCATCTGAATCATCACCTTGCTGAGGTGACAGTGGTAAGGAAGCAGAAGATTCAGAATCACTGTATCCTGATCGTTCACTAGCCCCTGCATGTAGCTGAAGAATTGTACTCTCACTCAGGTCACTGTCAGAGTCAGAACTCCAACCCTCAATCTCACGCCGTACAAGAGAATCAAAGAAAGCCATCATTCGTGGATCTTCCTGAACTGACTGATTAGCATAATC is a genomic window of Pristiophorus japonicus isolate sPriJap1 chromosome 4, sPriJap1.hap1, whole genome shotgun sequence containing:
- the dcaf5 gene encoding DDB1- and CUL4-associated factor 5, which translates into the protein MRDQPGLGAGAGPGSLLRFLGRRALSGDRFLKEAFQRQRLSGCGNLFKKDLLGHFGCVNAIEFSGGAGELLVSGGDDRRVLLWHIDKSIHSKAKPTQLKGEHLSNIFCLAFDSTNTHLFSGGNDEQVIVHDVESTEIVNVFPHDDAVYGLSVSPVNDNVFASSSDDGRVLIWDIRDSHGEPFCLANYPSAFHSVMFNPVEPRLLATANSKEGVGLWDIRKPRSSLLRYGGKLPMQSAMSVRFNSSGTQLLALRRRLPPVLYDIHSPQSVFEFDNQGYFNSCTMKSCCFAGDHDQFVLSGSDDFNLYMWRIPSNLETGGPARIVNGAFMVLKGHRSIVNQVRFNPHSYMICSSGVEKIIKVWSPYLQPNCAEDLEGDGEDDTRNLYTHEEYISLVLNSGSGLSHDYANQSVQEDPRMMAFFDSLVRREIEGWSSDSDSDLSESTILQLHAGASERSGYSDSESSASLPLSPQQGDDSDEAVYTLDRQTLSNTSATREDLRSRQQRLSALRRYQDKRLLTLSNDSDSSENNYQQVNTDSDTDPVMRPRSPSPEANDSSSSSSNGRRRASTRQRNASRAKQKLRREKRNTSQLKNVKQCRTEDNRNYSQVHGGDHSSSASSSPERSSTEFDSRGRVSPCSGSESEVRKVYKAYSKIQNTFKSQLKSKGGSMTFLSLADMPETSERGCSFSTLAQENDAARKGAAVSHHRLREERRLDEHNAESTSSASYTHIQAKSKHSVLLSHECSTVTPVKEMTSGEQEHAVEDVPSSCTEHCYEAKKVNGKSVCVGNNSNLTNQCQAFGSQAQELCGHTEVLECVNTQNVQQIAREEPGQEFIKSAPSPAIPFAEIHSAGARSNSDDCYRDHIDKSKTRTCDVEERCSEASCNNHNNGLFDKQCAGHCEQTCPEQEDSAVASKSEAGNYVQVASLHHKEDCSQSGINEHSECTKNGIAAKQNIFDCPQGTLSPAETGQPSGGLKRLRKELDPDYSPAEKKQKT